A window of the Microvirga terrae genome harbors these coding sequences:
- a CDS encoding lipid-A-disaccharide synthase N-terminal domain-containing protein — protein sequence MLMRLSHDLGLYFYDLVVARFDLWAAFGVLAQFVFGARFIVQWIASEKAEKSVIPVGFWMLSISGGLMTLVYGFARSDIVIILGQAFSIFIYVRNLMLIAKEKRKLAATAVSGSQVEAPAA from the coding sequence ATGTTGATGCGCCTTTCTCACGATCTGGGACTCTATTTCTATGACCTGGTGGTCGCCCGGTTCGACCTTTGGGCCGCCTTCGGCGTTCTGGCCCAGTTTGTCTTCGGGGCCCGTTTCATCGTGCAGTGGATCGCGAGCGAGAAGGCGGAAAAGAGCGTGATTCCCGTCGGATTCTGGATGCTGTCGATTTCCGGCGGGCTGATGACCCTGGTCTACGGCTTCGCCCGCAGCGACATCGTCATCATTTTGGGGCAGGCGTTTTCGATCTTCATCTATGTTCGCAACCTGATGTTGATCGCGAAAGAGAAGCGAAAACTTGCCGCTACGGCAGTTTCCGGGTCCCAAGTGGAGGCTCCGGCAGCTTAA
- the metC gene encoding cystathionine beta-lyase — protein MSKLPPKPQNLSERTRLVHAGREPFEQHGFINTPIYRGSTVLYATTDDLLHRRGRYSYGTKGTPTTNSLEVAWTELTGAAGTVLAPSGLAAVTVALMSCLKAGDHLLMTDSVYLPTRQFCNGVLKNFGVETTYYDPQIGPGIEALIRPNTTAVFTEAPGSQSLEMQDIPAIAEVAHRHGAVVLMDNTWATPLLFPPHERGVDIAIEAGTKYLSGGSDLLLGMVSANERCFKRLRETYDSFAMCPGPEDVFLGLRGLRTMALRLREHGNQALEMARWLEARPEVARVLHPALESYPGHEIWKRDFKGSSGLFSVILKPFSDRALAAMLDGLSLFGMGYSWGGFESLVIPFNCATYRTATAWEPGGHALRFHIGLEDLEDLKRDLDAGLARLRETDAKAA, from the coding sequence ATGTCAAAACTCCCTCCAAAGCCCCAAAACCTATCCGAACGAACCCGCCTCGTGCATGCCGGACGGGAGCCGTTCGAGCAGCACGGATTCATCAATACGCCGATCTACCGCGGCTCGACCGTCCTGTATGCGACGACCGACGATCTGCTGCACCGGCGCGGGCGATATTCCTATGGGACGAAAGGGACGCCGACCACCAACTCCCTTGAAGTCGCCTGGACGGAATTGACCGGCGCCGCCGGAACCGTGCTTGCTCCATCGGGGCTCGCCGCCGTTACGGTTGCCCTAATGTCATGCCTGAAAGCAGGCGACCATCTTCTGATGACGGACTCGGTCTACCTGCCGACCCGGCAATTCTGCAACGGCGTACTCAAGAATTTTGGTGTGGAAACCACCTATTACGACCCGCAGATCGGCCCAGGGATCGAGGCTCTCATCCGACCGAACACCACTGCGGTGTTCACGGAGGCACCAGGTTCCCAGTCCCTCGAGATGCAGGACATCCCCGCCATCGCCGAGGTGGCGCACCGTCATGGGGCCGTCGTCCTCATGGACAACACCTGGGCGACCCCCCTGCTCTTCCCGCCTCACGAACGCGGGGTGGACATCGCCATCGAGGCCGGCACCAAATACCTGAGCGGGGGATCCGACCTGCTGCTCGGCATGGTGTCGGCCAATGAGCGCTGCTTCAAGCGCCTGCGTGAAACCTACGATTCCTTTGCCATGTGCCCGGGACCGGAAGACGTGTTCCTGGGTCTGCGGGGCCTTCGCACCATGGCCCTTCGCCTGAGGGAGCACGGGAACCAGGCCTTGGAGATGGCCCGCTGGCTCGAGGCTCGCCCGGAGGTGGCAAGGGTCCTGCACCCGGCTCTCGAAAGCTATCCCGGTCACGAGATCTGGAAGCGCGACTTCAAGGGTTCGTCGGGCCTCTTCTCGGTTATCCTGAAGCCCTTCTCCGACCGAGCACTCGCGGCCATGCTCGACGGACTGTCGCTGTTCGGAATGGGTTATTCCTGGGGCGGGTTCGAGAGCCTTGTGATCCCCTTCAACTGCGCCACCTATCGGACGGCAACCGCATGGGAGCCCGGCGGCCACGCCCTGCGCTTCCACATCGGCCTCGAGGACCTGGAGGACCTGAAGCGGGACCTGGATGCCGGGCTCGCCCGCCTTCGCGAGACGGACGCCAAGGCAGCGTAG
- a CDS encoding amino acid ABC transporter substrate-binding protein has translation MKKALVSIAFGLTASLLATGASAQATLNSVKQKGFLTCGSNTGLAGFGQPDAQGNWTGLDVDFCRAIAAAIFDDPTKVRFIPLAAKDRFTALQSGEVDVLSRNSTMTMSRDTQLGLDFPAINYFDGQGFMVRKKLGVSSAKELNGASICTQQGTTTELNLADYFRANNMKYEVVAFATSDETFKAYDAGRCDAFTTDASGLYAERLRASAPDDHIVLPEIISKEPLGPAVRHGDNQWGDIVRWTHNAMLNAEELGVTKANVDQMKTSENPEIKRLLGTEGKFGEAVGLTNDWAVRIIKQVGNYGEVFEKNVGEGSRLKIKRGQNAQWTKGGLQYGIPIR, from the coding sequence ATGAAAAAGGCTCTCGTATCGATTGCCTTCGGCCTGACAGCCAGCCTGCTCGCGACGGGCGCATCCGCCCAGGCGACGCTCAACAGCGTGAAGCAGAAGGGCTTCCTGACCTGCGGCTCGAACACGGGTCTCGCCGGTTTCGGCCAGCCGGACGCTCAGGGCAACTGGACCGGGCTCGACGTCGATTTCTGCCGCGCCATCGCCGCAGCCATCTTCGACGATCCGACCAAGGTTCGCTTCATTCCGCTCGCCGCCAAGGACCGTTTCACGGCCCTCCAATCCGGCGAAGTGGACGTGCTGTCCCGCAACTCCACCATGACGATGTCGCGCGACACCCAGCTCGGCCTCGACTTCCCGGCGATCAACTACTTCGACGGTCAGGGCTTCATGGTCCGCAAGAAACTCGGCGTTTCCTCCGCCAAGGAGCTGAACGGCGCCTCGATCTGCACCCAGCAGGGCACCACCACCGAGCTGAACCTCGCCGACTACTTCCGTGCCAACAACATGAAGTACGAAGTGGTGGCATTCGCCACCTCGGACGAGACGTTCAAGGCCTATGACGCCGGCCGCTGCGACGCCTTCACGACCGACGCTTCGGGCCTCTACGCCGAGCGTCTGCGCGCCTCGGCTCCGGACGATCATATCGTTCTGCCCGAGATCATCTCGAAGGAGCCTCTCGGCCCGGCCGTCCGCCACGGCGACAACCAGTGGGGCGATATCGTCCGCTGGACCCACAACGCCATGCTGAACGCGGAAGAGCTCGGCGTGACAAAGGCCAATGTCGACCAGATGAAGACCTCCGAGAACCCGGAGATCAAGCGTCTTCTCGGTACGGAAGGCAAGTTCGGCGAGGCCGTCGGCCTGACCAACGACTGGGCCGTGCGCATCATCAAGCAGGTGGGCAACTACGGCGAAGTGTTCGAGAAGAACGTCGGCGAAGGCTCCCGCCTGAAGATCAAGCGCGGCCAGAATGCGCAGTGGACGAAGGGCGGCCTGCAGTACGGCATCCCGATCCGCTAA
- a CDS encoding amino acid ABC transporter permease, giving the protein MNSVQTVVSQTSPPKKSFLYDPKVRGIFYQVVLVLAIVYLFYVAATNAVENLQRAKIASGFGFLNNTAGFDISQTLIQFSAAGGTYGDAFIVGLLNTLVVSAIGIFFTTILGFLIGIARLSKNWMVAKVAMVYVEVLRNIPLLVQLLFWYIAVLGTLPQPRNSLEMGAGFYLNSRGLFMAKPVWGSNISVVVAALVIGLVGTFVYRRWAKAQQEQTGRQYPVGKVTLGLVLGLPVLTWIVLAVTGANPITFELPRKGTFNLTGGMQILPEFVALLLGLVTYTAAFIAEVVRAGILAVSKGQSEAAGSLGLTPGQTLRLVVIPQAMRVIVPPLTSQYLNLTKNSSLAVAIGYPDLVQVFMGTVLNQTGQAIEVVVITMGVYLTISLVTSFIMNIYNRRVAIVER; this is encoded by the coding sequence ATGAACTCAGTGCAAACCGTTGTCAGTCAGACATCGCCCCCCAAAAAATCGTTCCTATACGATCCCAAGGTCCGTGGGATCTTCTACCAGGTCGTTCTCGTTCTCGCGATCGTCTATCTCTTCTACGTCGCCGCTACGAATGCCGTCGAGAACCTGCAGCGCGCCAAGATCGCCTCGGGATTCGGCTTCCTCAACAACACCGCGGGCTTCGATATCAGCCAGACGCTAATCCAGTTCAGCGCAGCCGGCGGGACCTATGGCGACGCGTTCATCGTCGGCCTCCTCAATACCCTGGTCGTTTCCGCCATCGGCATCTTCTTCACCACGATCTTGGGCTTTCTGATCGGCATCGCGCGCCTGTCCAAGAACTGGATGGTGGCCAAGGTTGCCATGGTGTACGTGGAGGTGCTGCGCAACATCCCGCTGCTGGTGCAGCTGCTGTTCTGGTACATCGCAGTCCTCGGAACCCTGCCGCAGCCGCGCAACTCCCTTGAGATGGGCGCTGGGTTCTACCTGAACTCGCGCGGTCTCTTCATGGCCAAGCCCGTCTGGGGCAGCAATATCTCGGTTGTCGTTGCGGCCCTTGTAATCGGCCTCGTCGGGACCTTCGTGTACCGCCGCTGGGCCAAGGCGCAGCAGGAGCAGACCGGGCGGCAATACCCTGTGGGGAAGGTCACCTTGGGCTTGGTCCTCGGCCTACCCGTCCTGACCTGGATCGTCCTTGCCGTGACGGGAGCCAACCCGATCACCTTCGAATTGCCGCGCAAGGGAACGTTCAATCTGACGGGCGGCATGCAGATCCTGCCGGAATTCGTGGCGCTGCTCCTGGGTCTCGTCACCTATACGGCCGCCTTTATCGCCGAGGTCGTCCGCGCTGGCATCCTGGCCGTGTCGAAGGGGCAATCGGAAGCGGCAGGCTCCCTCGGCCTCACGCCGGGACAGACCCTGCGTCTGGTGGTGATCCCCCAGGCCATGCGCGTCATCGTTCCGCCGCTGACCAGCCAATACTTGAACCTGACGAAGAACTCCTCCCTGGCTGTCGCTATCGGCTATCCCGACCTCGTGCAGGTCTTCATGGGAACCGTGTTGAACCAGACGGGCCAAGCCATCGAGGTGGTCGTCATCACCATGGGCGTCTACCTGACAATCAGCCTCGTGACGTCGTTCATCATGAACATCTACAATCGCCGCGTGGCGATCGTCGAGCGGTAG
- a CDS encoding amino acid ABC transporter permease (The N-terminal region of this protein, as described by TIGR01726, is a three transmembrane segment that identifies a subfamily of ABC transporter permease subunits, which specificities that include histidine, arginine, glutamine, glutamate, L-cystine (sic), the opines (in Agrobacterium) octopine and nopaline, etc.) — MSTAVDIPRFVRAKQVEALPPPNLARGPIAWVRENLFSGPFNTILTLVVFYLLYVAVPPLVRFLFIDAVWTGTDRAACRADTGGSETGACWAFIWDKINYFIYGSYAVSERWRVDIFFALLAIGVAWLLWLRAPRRDLGAVYFFWIFPVVSYVLLTGGNADFGLRFWMGFAIFGALVIALFAFFAALLKTAMRPALIMGGGIVAVIGITLAVVDIDFGLAHVPTSLWGGVLVTLLVATVGIVVSLPFGIVLALGRRSKLPIVRMASVIFIEFVRGVPLITVLIMANTMLPLFLPGDMTVDRLLRPLIGTALFASAYMAEVVRGGLQAMPKGQYEGAMSLGLNYPQMMTLIILPQALRIVIPGIVNTFIGLFKDTSLVAIVGIFDLVKTIEASRIDPNWAAPTIGITGYAFAALFYFIFCFGMSRYSLGVERRLAAGQKR; from the coding sequence ATGAGCACCGCCGTCGACATTCCCCGTTTCGTCCGCGCCAAGCAGGTGGAGGCGCTGCCTCCGCCCAACCTGGCCCGCGGGCCCATCGCGTGGGTTCGGGAGAACCTCTTTTCCGGCCCCTTCAACACCATCCTGACCCTGGTGGTGTTCTACCTCCTGTACGTCGCCGTTCCTCCACTGGTGAGATTTCTGTTCATCGATGCGGTTTGGACCGGTACCGATCGGGCTGCCTGCCGGGCCGATACGGGCGGCAGCGAAACCGGCGCCTGCTGGGCGTTCATCTGGGACAAGATCAACTACTTCATCTATGGCTCCTATGCGGTGTCCGAGCGGTGGCGGGTCGACATCTTCTTCGCGCTTCTGGCCATCGGGGTCGCCTGGTTGCTATGGCTCAGGGCGCCGCGCAGGGATCTCGGAGCGGTTTATTTCTTCTGGATCTTCCCGGTCGTCTCCTACGTGCTTCTGACGGGCGGCAATGCCGATTTCGGCCTGCGCTTCTGGATGGGGTTTGCGATCTTCGGCGCGCTGGTGATTGCCCTGTTCGCTTTCTTCGCGGCACTGCTCAAGACCGCCATGCGTCCCGCCCTCATCATGGGCGGCGGCATCGTCGCGGTGATCGGCATTACCCTCGCCGTCGTCGATATCGATTTCGGCCTCGCCCATGTGCCCACCTCCTTGTGGGGCGGCGTTCTCGTGACGCTGCTGGTCGCGACTGTCGGCATCGTGGTCTCGCTGCCCTTCGGCATCGTCCTTGCCCTGGGGCGGCGCTCGAAGCTACCCATCGTGCGCATGGCCTCGGTGATCTTCATCGAGTTCGTCCGCGGCGTGCCGCTGATCACGGTGCTGATCATGGCCAACACCATGCTGCCGCTGTTTCTTCCGGGCGACATGACGGTGGACCGCTTGCTCCGGCCCCTCATCGGCACTGCGCTCTTCGCCTCCGCCTACATGGCCGAGGTCGTCCGCGGTGGCCTCCAGGCCATGCCGAAGGGGCAGTACGAAGGCGCAATGTCGCTGGGACTCAACTACCCGCAGATGATGACCCTCATCATCCTGCCCCAGGCCCTGCGGATCGTCATTCCCGGCATCGTGAACACCTTCATCGGCCTGTTCAAGGACACGTCGCTGGTGGCCATCGTTGGTATCTTCGATCTGGTGAAGACTATTGAAGCCTCCCGCATCGACCCGAACTGGGCGGCTCCGACGATCGGCATCACGGGCTATGCCTTCGCGGCTCTGTTCTACTTCATCTTCTGTTTTGGCATGTCGCGGTACTCGCTGGGAGTCGAGCGGCGCCTTGCGGCTGGTCAGAAACGGTAA
- a CDS encoding amino acid ABC transporter ATP-binding protein, producing the protein MIDVHKWYGEFHVLRDINLNVRRRERIVICGPSGSGKSTMIRCINRLEEHQKGRIIVDGTELTNDLKRIDEVRRDVGMVFQHFNLFPHLTILENCTLAPVWVKKMPKKEAEEIAMHYLKRVKIPEQANKYPGQLSGGQQQRVAIARSLCMSPKIMLFDEPTSALDPEMVKEVLDTMVGLADEGMTMLCVTHEMGFARQVADRVIFMDYGQIVEMNTPDEFFRNPQHERTKLFLSQILH; encoded by the coding sequence ATGATCGACGTGCACAAGTGGTACGGAGAGTTCCACGTCCTGCGCGACATCAATCTCAACGTGCGGCGCCGCGAGCGAATCGTGATCTGCGGTCCCTCGGGCTCCGGCAAGTCCACGATGATCCGCTGCATCAACCGTTTGGAGGAGCACCAGAAGGGCCGCATCATCGTCGACGGCACGGAGCTCACCAACGATCTCAAGCGGATCGACGAGGTGCGTCGCGACGTGGGTATGGTGTTCCAGCACTTCAACTTGTTCCCGCACCTGACGATTCTCGAAAATTGCACGCTGGCTCCGGTCTGGGTGAAGAAGATGCCCAAGAAGGAGGCGGAAGAGATCGCCATGCATTACCTGAAGCGGGTCAAGATCCCCGAACAGGCGAACAAGTATCCCGGCCAGCTCTCCGGCGGCCAGCAGCAGCGCGTGGCGATCGCCCGCTCGCTGTGCATGAGCCCGAAGATCATGCTGTTCGACGAGCCGACCTCGGCGCTCGATCCCGAGATGGTCAAGGAGGTGCTCGACACCATGGTGGGGTTGGCCGACGAGGGCATGACCATGCTCTGCGTCACCCACGAGATGGGCTTCGCCCGCCAAGTGGCCGACCGGGTGATCTTCATGGATTACGGACAGATCGTCGAGATGAACACACCCGACGAGTTCTTCAGAAATCCGCAGCACGAGCGGACCAAGCTCTTCCTGTCACAGATCCTGCACTGA
- the sseA gene encoding 3-mercaptopyruvate sulfurtransferase — MSQPFVSTSWLQEHLNDPNLVVVDASWYLPNQNRDPQSEYLAGHIPGAVRFDIDTVKDMRSALPHMLPSPEDFAKAVGAMGISQDMTIVVYDGLGLFSAPRVRWMFQVFGARDVSILDGGFPAWIAEGRAIETGPEAPRSPKTFTPSVAGSAVADVARVQDAIQSGSAQVVDARAADRFRGEAPEPRPSLKAGHIPGSANLPWSDIVDNGRLKDSASIEQAVRNAGLDLQRPIIASCGSGVSAAILSVAFETLGRPADAIYDGSWSEWGARDDLPIATGPGTKA; from the coding sequence ATGTCCCAGCCTTTCGTTTCGACCTCCTGGCTGCAGGAGCACCTGAACGATCCGAATCTCGTGGTCGTCGACGCCTCGTGGTACCTTCCGAACCAGAACCGCGATCCCCAGTCCGAGTACCTCGCCGGCCATATTCCGGGAGCCGTGCGCTTCGACATCGACACGGTCAAGGACATGCGCTCTGCCCTGCCCCACATGCTCCCTTCGCCGGAGGACTTCGCCAAGGCTGTCGGCGCCATGGGCATCAGCCAGGACATGACCATCGTGGTCTATGACGGCCTGGGTCTCTTCTCGGCCCCGCGGGTCCGCTGGATGTTCCAGGTTTTCGGCGCCCGTGATGTTTCGATTCTCGATGGCGGTTTCCCTGCCTGGATAGCGGAAGGACGAGCGATCGAGACGGGCCCGGAGGCGCCGCGCTCGCCAAAAACCTTCACGCCTTCCGTCGCGGGTTCGGCCGTCGCGGATGTCGCGAGAGTGCAGGACGCCATTCAGTCCGGCTCGGCGCAGGTCGTCGATGCCCGCGCGGCGGATCGCTTCAGAGGAGAGGCGCCGGAGCCTCGTCCAAGTCTCAAGGCAGGACACATTCCGGGCAGCGCGAACCTCCCCTGGAGCGACATCGTCGACAACGGTCGCTTGAAGGACAGCGCAAGCATCGAGCAGGCCGTCCGTAACGCCGGCCTGGATCTGCAACGCCCGATCATCGCGAGCTGCGGCTCAGGCGTTTCGGCCGCCATTCTCTCGGTTGCCTTCGAAACCCTGGGGCGCCCCGCTGATGCCATCTACGACGGCTCCTGGTCCGAGTGGGGTGCACGGGACGACCTGCCGATCGCGACGGGCCCGGGAACGAAAGCCTGA
- a CDS encoding alanyl-tRNA editing protein: MTATKLLYRDDAYATSCEAQVLGTTPEGGVILDRTVFYAQGGGQPGDVGAIVSANGDGFPITNTVYGPDRSQVVHLVGQEAAARFTEGETVQLQLDWPRRLKRMRVHTALHLLSVVLPYPVTGGAIGDGDGRLDFDIPDAGLDKAEITEKLNALIARDAPVTERWITDEELDANPGLVKTMSVKPPRGSGRVRLVEIEGIDLQPCGGTHVRRTGEIGTVAVTDIEKKGKQNRRVRMSLVD; this comes from the coding sequence ATGACTGCGACCAAGCTCCTCTACCGCGACGACGCCTATGCCACCTCCTGCGAGGCCCAGGTCCTCGGGACGACGCCCGAGGGTGGCGTCATCCTCGATCGCACGGTGTTCTATGCTCAAGGCGGCGGGCAGCCGGGAGATGTCGGCGCCATCGTGAGTGCCAACGGCGACGGTTTCCCGATCACGAACACGGTCTATGGCCCGGATCGGTCGCAGGTTGTGCATCTCGTCGGACAGGAGGCGGCCGCCCGGTTCACCGAGGGTGAGACCGTCCAGCTGCAGCTTGACTGGCCACGTCGCCTCAAGCGCATGCGCGTCCACACGGCCCTGCACCTGCTCAGCGTGGTTCTTCCCTATCCGGTGACGGGCGGTGCGATCGGCGACGGCGACGGGCGGCTCGACTTCGACATCCCGGATGCCGGCCTCGACAAGGCCGAGATCACGGAAAAGCTGAACGCCCTTATCGCTCGGGACGCGCCGGTCACCGAGCGGTGGATCACGGATGAGGAACTCGATGCCAATCCGGGACTCGTGAAGACCATGTCGGTCAAGCCGCCACGTGGATCCGGCCGCGTCCGTCTGGTCGAGATCGAGGGAATCGACCTCCAGCCCTGCGGCGGCACCCATGTGCGCCGCACCGGCGAGATCGGTACGGTCGCGGTCACCGACATCGAGAAGAAGGGCAAGCAGAACCGCCGCGTTCGCATGTCCCTGGTCGATTGA
- a CDS encoding cryptochrome/photolyase family protein: MSTDSQSPVLVWFRDDHRLSDHPALAAAVATGSRVLCFAVLDDDSDGLRPLGGATRWWLHGSLEALDDALRRTGSGLLVFKGSALSIVGRIAIEAGASAIFWNRRYSAAEIAVDRAIKKHLTDLGIRAHSFNGRLLHEPWTIANQAGKPFQVFTPYLRAVMARPVAAALPPPKRIPGGTWPSALLDAAIPVGALGLEPSSPDWADGMRAEWRRGERAGQEGFERFCRESLRGYADNRDHPSVQGTSRLSPHLRFGEISPRQIWHGVTAEAAREPSLARDAEKYLSEIIWRDFSHQMLHYYPHMPDRPHSSRFDRFPWSEDAKAVRAWQKGRTGYPIVDAGMRQLWQTGWMHNRVRMIAASFLVKHLLTDWRRGEAWFWDTLVDADPANNAFSWQWIAGSGPDSAPFHRIFNPVAQGEKFDPDGDYIRSFVPEIAELPSGFIHKPWDAPPAVLHAAGVRRGETYPDPIVPHGPARERALQAFRSLRSVADLPS; encoded by the coding sequence ATGAGCACCGATTCACAGTCTCCCGTCCTGGTCTGGTTTCGCGACGATCATCGCCTTTCCGATCACCCTGCCCTCGCTGCGGCCGTCGCGACGGGTTCGCGGGTTCTATGCTTCGCGGTCCTGGATGACGACTCGGACGGGCTACGCCCGCTCGGCGGCGCCACGCGATGGTGGCTCCACGGCTCTCTCGAAGCTCTTGACGATGCGCTCCGGCGGACCGGGTCCGGGCTTCTCGTGTTCAAAGGGTCGGCGCTTTCGATTGTCGGCAGAATCGCGATCGAAGCGGGTGCCTCCGCGATCTTCTGGAACCGGCGCTATAGCGCGGCCGAGATCGCCGTCGACAGGGCGATCAAGAAGCACCTGACCGATTTGGGCATCCGAGCCCACAGCTTCAACGGACGGCTCCTGCACGAACCTTGGACGATTGCCAACCAGGCCGGAAAGCCGTTTCAGGTTTTCACCCCCTATCTGAGGGCCGTCATGGCCCGGCCCGTTGCCGCTGCGCTGCCTCCTCCGAAGCGGATCCCCGGAGGAACGTGGCCGTCAGCGCTCCTGGATGCCGCCATCCCTGTCGGCGCACTAGGCCTCGAACCCTCATCCCCCGACTGGGCCGACGGCATGCGTGCCGAGTGGCGCCGGGGCGAACGGGCCGGTCAGGAAGGATTCGAGCGCTTCTGCCGGGAGAGCCTGAGAGGCTATGCGGACAATCGGGACCACCCGTCGGTTCAGGGCACGTCGCGTCTTTCCCCTCATCTGCGCTTCGGTGAGATCAGCCCCAGGCAGATCTGGCATGGCGTGACGGCAGAAGCCGCCCGCGAGCCCAGCCTAGCACGTGATGCGGAGAAATATCTGAGTGAAATCATCTGGCGCGACTTCAGCCACCAGATGCTTCACTATTACCCTCACATGCCTGATCGGCCGCACAGCAGCCGGTTCGACCGCTTTCCATGGAGCGAAGATGCGAAAGCCGTCAGGGCTTGGCAGAAGGGTCGGACAGGCTATCCGATCGTCGATGCCGGAATGCGCCAACTCTGGCAGACGGGTTGGATGCACAACCGGGTGCGCATGATCGCTGCCTCGTTTTTGGTGAAGCACCTCCTGACCGACTGGCGCCGGGGCGAGGCCTGGTTCTGGGACACCCTGGTCGACGCCGACCCCGCCAACAATGCCTTCAGCTGGCAATGGATTGCGGGATCGGGACCCGATTCGGCGCCCTTTCACCGGATTTTCAACCCGGTCGCCCAAGGCGAGAAATTCGACCCGGACGGCGACTACATCCGCTCTTTCGTCCCTGAGATCGCCGAGCTGCCCTCGGGCTTCATCCACAAGCCCTGGGACGCGCCCCCCGCTGTTCTGCATGCGGCCGGAGTCAGGCGGGGTGAGACCTACCCTGATCCGATCGTCCCCCACGGCCCGGCGCGCGAAAGAGCCTTGCAGGCGTTTCGCAGCCTTCGCAGTGTGGCCGATCTGCCTTCGTAA
- a CDS encoding protein-L-isoaspartate O-methyltransferase family protein, whose amino-acid sequence MVDFTQARRMMVDGQLRTFDVNDMPLLDAMDSVPRELFVLPGRESLAYIDQDILVSNGGESRYMLSPMILGRMIQALEIDAGDNVLDVAGGRGYASAVLRRLGARVTFLESDEALATSAKQCLGAAGCDDVAVAAGALEQGYAANAPFDAILVNGSVEVRPQALLQQLGEGGRLVCVKGRGRAARATLYVRTGDAIGERSLFEAAAPLLAPFVQPAGFTF is encoded by the coding sequence ATGGTCGATTTCACCCAAGCGCGCCGCATGATGGTTGATGGCCAGCTGCGCACTTTCGACGTGAACGACATGCCTCTCCTCGATGCTATGGACAGCGTTCCGAGAGAGCTTTTCGTGCTCCCGGGCCGCGAGAGCCTTGCCTACATCGACCAGGACATTCTCGTGAGCAACGGCGGCGAGAGCCGCTACATGCTTTCTCCGATGATCCTGGGTCGCATGATCCAGGCTCTCGAGATCGACGCAGGCGACAATGTTCTCGATGTCGCCGGCGGCCGCGGCTACGCTTCTGCGGTCCTTCGCAGGCTGGGTGCTCGGGTGACCTTCCTTGAATCGGACGAAGCGCTTGCTACTTCCGCCAAGCAGTGCCTCGGCGCAGCCGGATGTGACGACGTTGCCGTCGCGGCCGGTGCGCTCGAACAGGGCTATGCCGCGAATGCTCCCTTCGACGCCATTCTCGTGAACGGCTCGGTCGAGGTTCGCCCGCAAGCGCTCCTCCAGCAGCTCGGCGAGGGTGGCCGTCTGGTGTGCGTCAAGGGGCGCGGGCGCGCCGCCCGGGCGACCCTCTATGTCCGCACCGGAGACGCGATCGGTGAGCGGAGTCTCTTCGAAGCCGCCGCGCCCCTTCTGGCCCCGTTCGTTCAGCCGGCCGGTTTCACGTTCTAA